The nucleotide window GGTGTTGGCTACAGACATCCCCTTTGCGAGCCGCTCAAATATGTCCTTGTAATCATCAGTCTGGATTTCCAGGTCCATCAGGTAAGCCGTAAAAAGATCGGCCAAGGGGCGCAAATGAGACGTCGCATCGAGCGCTTCATCCAACACGGCTTTCTGGCTGTCCGTGTCGTCCTCATCGATCTGGGTGATGGACGCAATACCCTGTCCAGCCTCGGCCAGGGCAGAGGAAAGGTCGTTGTAGTCAAACAGCAGCCTTTGCTGGTCTTTCCTTTTAGTGCTCTCCTTCCTACGTTCCGGAATGGAAGCGAGCTGATCGAGTGATCGAATGCCGATCAGGCTGTTGCCGCAGCGGACGTGGTGGTCAAGAAAGGTCAGCTTGTGTTCGATGGCAAAACAGTTGAGCCAAAGAGACAGTTTGGCCAGGTTAACGGCCAGAGGATTAAGGTCGACTCCGTAAATACAGTGGCGGGTGATGCGACGCCGCCAGTCATTGGGCCAGCTGGAGACTGAAACCCGCATTCCTTTGACATGGGGCACCTCTTCAAGCAGGGCGACCACTAGGCCAGCCATCTGGTTAGCTGCGTCCACCAAAAAGTGTCCGCTTCCCATTGCCGGATCGCAGACCTTGAATTCCAGCACTTCCTCTTCGACAAAACGTTCGACCAGCGCTGAGGCGGCTTGTGCCGCCCCGCGGCGGGTGCCTACATCGTGTCCTTTCCGCGCCTGCTCCAACAGCTCGTCGAACCGATTTCGATAATCCTGCTCAAATTTTTGGTTAAGCGGTTGGACGATGGTTTTTTCGTTGAGAAAACGTACCAGCGCCTCAGGCGTGTAATACGAGCCAGTTTGTTTACGTTCCAGTGCGGATTCACCGAAATAGACATCCCCCTTTTTGATCAGGGTGTCACCCTGTTTTTTAGATGTCTGGGAAGCCAACAGCATCTCCACACCCTTCTTGGTGCGGCGGCGGATGCGGTCGGCATCGGCAAGCAGGACTGTGTACTCCAGGATGTTCTCGTAAAGCTCCCCAAGGTGACGAACCTCAAGGTCTTCATAGGGTATGGCGTACTCTCCGTCCGGCTCGTTGTTGTACGGTTCGACAAATGCCAGCAGGTAAAGCGCTCGGCACATAAAATCGTTGCGCAGCTGATGTTGACCCAGGAACGGCTCCTCTTCGTCATCGAAGAGGCCGCCGTTGTAGCCCATGATGCCGTATTCCGGGTCACCGTCATTCACGGCGTTTATCAACCCTTTGAGATGCTTCCACAAATCATACTGATCCGTTTCGTGGCGTTCACCCCAGCGAAATTTGCGAGCCTCCTTGCAGAGTGTTTGGATGGAGTGCCGCTGGTAGAGATCAGCTTTTTCCGGGTCCGAGGGCAGCAGTCGCCGGGCCTCGGCATAAAACAGGAACAGGCAGCGGTAAATCAGCTTGACGGCACTCTCGAAGATTTCCGCCCTTTCTTCCTCAGTGTACTCTTCGCCGCTTTTTTGGGTGTCAAAAATGAAACCGTTGCAGATGTACTGCAGGACCTCGTCCACCTGGGCAAGAAAAGGTGTCTTGACGCTGTCTTCAAGCACTTGCTCTGATTGTTCCCGGTCGCGGTCGAGCCTGCACTTGTAAACGCCGACGGATTCATCCTGCTGTCCAACCTCGGCATCATCAACGTCCTCTGCAATGAAAGAAATTTTGTGAAAGAATCGCTCGAAAAGGCCATATTCAGCCTCATCCGATCCTTCCAGCGCCTGCTCTAAGGGCAGTTCCACGTAATCTTCATAGGGTCTTGAACTCTTGGTGGAGTAAAGCCGCCAAAGGGCACCGTTTGTCAGGATTCCCCAGTTGAGCTTACGTTCCCTGAGCTGCGCCAGAAGCTTGGCGGGGTAAAAGCTTCCGACGGATGTGTTGTCTATATATGATCCAGGCGGCGCAAGATAGAGCACTCCAATGCAGTTTTTAAACCCCCAGTCTTCAAAAAGCGGGTAAACGCCCGGAGCGATGGGATTGCCGGGAGGGACGAACTCGAGATAGCTCAACGCCTGTTTCAAGAAAGATTCCCACAGGGACTCGGTGTCCTGGGAATTCCGGGACCGCCACGTCTGAGCCAGGGTCGCCATGCGGCCCTGTGCGGCATCGTCGAGTTTGACGACGTCTTTCAATTCCTCAATAAAAAGCGAGCTGAACAGGCCGTTATTCTTCATAGTGCCAGGGTCTCCTTCTGATCGACCACGAATGTGTACTGACGATAGCGTCGGAATTCACGGGTCGCGATAATCTTGTCGTATTGAAGAACGAATAACAGGCAGGGCTTCTGGTTCCAGGTTTCCACACGGGTGGTGAACTGTTCGACGCTGTTTGCCTGGCCGGACCAGGTGGCCTTGAGAAACTCGATGCCTGAGACGATTAAAACAGGGGCCTTGTCATACCTTTTCAAGAAATCGAAAAGGTTTGGAATCAGGAACTGGCCGATCTTGTTGCCGAGGTTTACGTCCTGAGCGAAAAGCTCCAGCAGATCAAGATGTTCGGAATCAGTCTGGCGAGCCAACTCTGTAGCCCACTCTTTTTGGCCCTCGTACTCATGGGTCAGAACGATGCAAGCCCGACCGCGGGGGCGGGAGGGCAGGGATCTCACAAGTAGAACCATGTTGACAGGATCGCTCATTGAAAAATGCCTCCCGGTGATTGCTCGCTGTCTTCACGCGGCTCGCGGTCTTCAAAATGGGCGGACAAAAAACTGAGCGCCGAGAGGCCCGGCTTGAGACGAATTTGATCGAGGTTGTGGGTGGTTTCGTACCGCAGCCAGCCACGTTCGTGAAGCCCTTCGATCTGTTGCCGGAACGATGCGGCATCAAGCCCGAAAACCATGGCTGGGGAGCCAGGTGTTGCCGCCATCTCACTAACCTGGAAAAGATGGGTGCCTTTTGCAGCACAGAAATCATAAATCATGGCACTTATTACAAGAGGCGAAAATTGTGTGTAACGGCGACGGTAGAGGCATTCGTCCGACGTACGCTGCAAAATCTCTAAGTTTTTAAGATTTTGTTCAATGTAGGCATCGACAACAAAACGAACCTCTTCGTAAAGCCCCTTGCTGATTGTCCTCTTGCCGTATTTCCCTGCCAAATCGCTTCTGAGACGTTCAGTCCACTCTTCCTGTGTCATTGCCGATGCTTGAGTCAGCAGGTGATTGAATATTTCAAACCAGATCAGATTGCGAAAAGAGCCGGCACCGACGTAGTGACACCACTCCAGTGATCCTGTCTTTTCAATGAAAATATCATGTTCTGCAAAGAGTAATCCTGTCGGCGTCAACACCTGATTTCCCGGCTTAATCAATCCCATCGCCGCGCCAATGCTGATCAAGCTTTCAACTTGTCGATCCGCAAGCCCAGTGTCTTCTTGCAGAACCTTGCGGTTAATTTTCTTCGCCTGTCGATTCTCAAGGAGGAAATGAAGAATCCGAGCAAGTTGATCAAACTCCAGGAGGTAGCCGTTGCTGACCTGAAATTTACGCCGAGTGTTTTTTGGAGAGGTAGTATTTTCCTTTGAAGGCCTTGAAGAGGGTGGACTCACGCTACGCTCATTTGTATTTTCAGGAGACTCCGGTTTCCGCTCCGCGACAGAGGGACTTACCGATTCCACCTGTTTCTTTTTTTGGGGATTGGAAGACGAGGGGTTCGGTTTTTCTTCATTCGGCAATTTTTGAAACAACTTTTGATGTGTTGCTCCTGCTGCCATTTTGGCGGGAGGCGGTTTTGAAATAACAGATCTGATGGCTCCTGTTGCAATGAAATCAGCCACTTTGAGCAAAGCGACCGACGATTGTCCTAAGCCTTTCACCTTTGCAAGTTCATCTTGTGAGGCGGACAGGACCTTAGAGAGACTGCCAAAAACCCGTATGAGCTCCTCAGCGAGCGGCTTGACATCCTTGCGCCCGATGGCAAAGGTGAGAAGCAGTTCCAGCAACATTTCGTCAGAGTGCGACTCCACATCGCCCGACAAAAAGCGATCTCTGAGTCTTTGCCTATGTCCTCTTTTTCTTTTTTCCGTCATGTTGCCCCATTGTTATAGATTGGCCCTATTTTGCTTCTTCTGTTCATTTTATGCCACATCATTTTATTTTTGCGAATAACTCATTCTTAAGCTCATCAATGGCTTTATCTGAATTATTGTATTTTCACCAGACCATGTTAAATAACCCAAACATACTATTTCTCAATGTATGATCTATTCCCTAAATATGTTTCTGTTATGCCATGAAAGAAAATTTCGAGATGGATGATCGATGGGATTGGGCGGCAAATGAGCAACAGGCCGACCATCAAACGGATAGTATGAACGGCCGTTCTCAAATTCGTCCTTGAGGCGGCGGCTGACTTCGATTCTATATTCCGGCGTAATCGTGATGTAGCCGCGGTCGAAGAGACGATGAAAATCGCTTCGGAGAAGTAAGCCGTTCGAAACGGCGTGGGGGCCGCTTTCGGTGTAGGGCTTGATATGAGCGGCTTCGAGGGCGGGCAAGGAATGCTCTTCGGTAATCGCACAGGCCCGTCGATAGGCATCGGTGACCTGTAACCGAAATGATGCCTGACCAAGGCGGGGCTTGATCATGGTTTCCTTGCCAAAGCGGGCTCGTTCTTCTTCGATCCGTTGGGCTTCTCTATCAAGGTCATGAATACGGTGGACCTGCCATGCGTGCTGAAGATTTTTCCAGATAAACTGACCGGCTTCCTTGTCGAGTTCGTAGCCCTTTGCCTTGCCTCGAACAATCGATGCGCTCCATTCGGGGGCAGGAAACCACAATGACTCATCAAAAAAGAACGGTTGGGTGAGAATGATACAACCGATCTGAAAATCTTCGTGAGGATTATCCTGAATCCTTCGATATCGGATAAGCCGCCGGTGCATTTCTGTGTATGAGCCCGCTCCGTTTTGGATTCCAAAATTCTCCCATGCGAAAGAGATCGGAAAAGTTGTGAAATAGAGGAAGACCCCGCCCCCTGCAATCAGATCACGATTTTCTGTTCTTTGGCTGCGATGCAGCTTGAAGAGGAAAAGGTCCCCCTTGCTGAGGGCGCGAAATTCTGAACTAGGCGATGGCTGCCAGAAGTTGACCTCGTCGATGCCGGGCTGAGAGCGCAAATAATCGAACCAATCCTGATCTGTGACGCCGGCATAAATCCTCATAGGAAGCCATCCTGGCTAAAGAGTGTACCGGTATGAGCCATCAGACTCCTTTCTTGCTTTGAGATATTATTATTCAAGCTCATTTTCCCCGTATATCACCTCTCAAGGTGAACAGGGGGATGAATTCACAACACCGTATACCCATCATCCTCAACCTCCACTCCCCCTTCCTCCTCCCCCACTCCAAACAACAGCCCTGTGCCATCATCCTCCTCCCTCCCCCTCCGCTTCTTCACCAGACGCCTCACTCCCACACCGCCTCTCCAGTCCTCCGCCCTCTGGACGGTGAGTTGGCCCTGGGCCGCGGCGTCATCGAGCGCCGCAAGCTCAGCGACCTCCTCGCCCTCGACCGTGCTGAGATAGACCCACTGGGCGGCGCGGGCGATGCCCGTGAACAGGAGGCGACGGCGCGTGTCGAGGGAGAACTTGGCCAGGGCCGCGGCGGTCAGGCGAGGGAGGAGCACGCTGTCGAAGGTCAGGCCCTTGGCCTGGTGGAAGGTCGCGATCTTGGGGACAAGGTTTCCGAAGTCGCAGGGGCCGCGGGCGGCGCGGTCCTTGTTTTTGGACACGGCGCGTTCGACCTCGACGCCGCGTTCGGCGAGCGCTCCGGCCACGGAGTTCAGCAGGTGGTTTCGGGCGACGATGATGCCGATGCGGTCGTTCTGGACCTGGCGGTGGCGGACGATCTCGGCCAGCCGGTCCATCTCCTGTTCGGTCGATGCGGCCGTGAAGAAAAGCGGCCGGTCCCGCACCCGCTGCTCGGCCCCGACCTGGGCCAGGTACTGGGAGCGCTTGAGGAGATCGTCGATGAAGTGGGCGGCCAGGTCGGCCACGTAGGAGGCGTTCCGGTAGGCGCCGAGAAGCGAGACCTGGGGGGCCTCGATGCCGAGCTTTTCACGGATGAACGACGGGTCGGCGCCGTCGTCGAAGATCCTCTGCTGGGGATCGATGAAGACCGTGACGTGGCGGGCGACGATGCGGAGGATGTCGTAGACGACGGGCGGCAGGTCCTGGCCCTCGTCGACGAGCACGAACTCCAGGGAGTTGCGGAAGGACGTCTTGCGGCCGACGAGGTCGAGCACCGTGCGGCGGATGAGGTCGAAGTCCGGCTGGAAGCCGCCGTTGAGGTAGGGCAGGCTGCGGGCGATGTGGCTCCTGTAGAGGGTGACGCACCACATGTCGAAGGTGCTGACCGTCTCGTCGGGAATCTCCAGAAACTCGAACCCGGAGCGGATGTACTGCTTGACGACGTTCGTGAAGACGAAGACGCGGAAGCGGTCCGGCGGGATGCGGCAGGTGCGGGCGATGTGGTCGGCGCGGTGGATGAGGATCTGCGTTTTCCCGGAACCGGCGAACCCCATGACGATGCGGTTGAGCGTCGGGGGCATGACGACGGCGCGCCGCTGGTCGAGCGTCAGGTCCTGCCGGGGGACGAGCCAGGTGATCATGAGGCGCGGCCCTTTCGGGGTTTGCCGGGCGGAGAGTCGGGCGGAGGGCCGGAGTCGGCATAGGCGTCGGGGCGCGTGACGTCGCCGCGGAGATCGATGCCGGCGCGCCGGCGCTTGCGGAGTTCGGACTCGGCGCGCTTGACCAGGGCGTCGTCGCCGGCCATCCGGGCGGCCGTTTGCAGCCAGCCCAGCGCCCATTCGTCGAGGACGGGAGGCGGCAGGAAGGCGCGGACGGATGCGGCCGCCAATCGGACCGCCTCGTCCTGCCGAGCGAGAGAATGGAGGCATACGGCCTTGAAAGCGAGATAGGGCCCGGGATCTTCTTCCTTGAGAAGCGCCCGGTCGATCGTCCTCAGCGCCTCGTCGTGCAGGCCGCGCTGCCTGAAGTTCATAGCCAGGTTGAAGAGCGGACCACCCCAATAGGGGCTCACCTTGTCGGCTTCGAGAAAGGCCGTTTCGGCCCGTCGATAGTCGCCGAGTTCGGTGAAGTAAATCCCCTGGAGGTTGAGGATCTCCAAATCAGGCCGGCTGATCCGGCTCTGGGCGGCGCGGAGGTAATCCAGGGCCTTTTCGTGCTGGTTGAGTTCGGCGTGGAGGCGGGCGAGTTCGATGTAAGTTTCGCGGTCGCGGGCCGTTCCGCCCTTGCGGCGACGGAGGTCCTCTTCGATCTCCTCGATCTTGACCTGCGTTTCGCCGGGATTGGCGATGTTGACCAGGGGGTTTTCGACGGTTTTTTCGAGGACGGCGGAGGGCGCGCCGGGGGACGCGGAGGAGGAGAAGCGGTCGGATGGATCGGAGGAACCGGATCGCGCGGACGGGGCGGAGGCGGCTACGGCGGATGAGGCGGAGGGCGGGTCGATCAGGGAGGCGCGGCATTCGAACTGCTTTCCGCGCGTCAGGCGGTATTCGAGCTGGAGGGCGTCGCCGGGAGAGACGCCGTCGGGAAGGCGCCAGATCTCGTCGAAGATGGGCTGGCTGTCGCATTCGCCGACGATCTCGAAGCGGAGCTCGCGGACGGGGCGCGGGGCGTTGAGGGGGACGGCGAGGCGCTCTTTGAGGAACGAGCCGTCGGCGGGGAAAGGCAGCTCGACGCCCGAGGGGACGAGCGGGTTGAGGCGGCCGTCCGAGGTCACGAGGGCGATCCCGTCGTGGAGGACGGGCCGGATGAAGGGGCGGCCGAGGAGGGCCAGGTGGAGGGCGTTCCAGGCAGCGCCGCGGGCGACGCAGAGCTTGGAGTCGAGGCTGTCGTCGTGGAAGACGTGGCGGGCGGCGGGGAAGAAGGCGAGGAGGGCGGCGCGGACCTGGGGGATGAGGCTGCTTCCGCCGACGGTCAGGCAGAGGTCGACGTCGGAGGGGTCGCGGTCGGCCCGGTCCATGGCGTCGCGCAGGGGGGCGAAGATCGACTGGGACAGGCGGAATTCCGTGGTGCGGGCAAAGAGAAACTCCGTGTCGAGGAAGGGCGCGAGGAGCGTTTCGAACGCGGCGGCGGTGAGGGCCGGGCGCGCGAGGGTGTAGGTCGATTTTCCGAGGACGCAGGAGGCGGACGGCTGGCGGACGACGATGGAGGCGGGGTCGTTGGAGGGGGACGGGGCGCCGGCGCCGGAGCGCGAGTAGCGGCCGAACTTTATTAGGCGGCTGATCTCGGTGGATATGGCGATCTTGAGGGCTTCGGCCTTTCCGAGAAGCTGGGGCTCGAGGCCTTTTTTCTTTTGGGCGAAGGTCAAGGCCAGGGGGTCGAGGCCGTTTTCCCGGAGAAGCTCCGGGATGAGGATGTCGTGGACGATGGCCGCGTCGATGTCGCCTCCGCCGAGCCGGTGATAGCGGGAGACGGAGAGGTGCGAGATCGTGAGGCCGCGGGGGATGTGGCGGAGGAGAGCCGCGGCTGAAGTATCGGATGGGTCGTCGGATGACGCGTCGGATGGGGCGCGGGAGATCTCGACGACCGAAACGTCGCAGGTTCCGCCCCCGAAATCGAAGACGACGCAGAGCGCGGGGCGATTAGACGGAAGCTCGAACCCGGGCGAGTCGGGATCGCCTGACTCGCCGCCCGAATAGCCCACCTGGCTGTTTGTATTGCTTCCGGAGGCCCGGGACGAACCGCCGCCTGATGCGGCGCGGGGCCCCGGGCGCAGTCCACCGGACATGAAAAAGTCGATGAGCGCGGCCGTGGGCTCGTCGAGAAGGTCGTCGTCGGAGATGCGCAGGCCGGCAAAGCCCGCGGCGAGGAGGGTGTCGCGGCGCTGGTTGAGCATGAAGGAGGCCGGGACGGTGACGGCGATGCGGCCGGGAGCTTCGGAATCGAACGGCAATGCGCCGGCGGCGGGGATCGCGGACGCGGCGCCGGCGATGAACCCCAGCACTTTGCCGGCGATTTTCGAGGCGTGGTTCAGCGGCTCGGAGGCGCGGAAGTAGGTCTTACGGAGGCCCATTTCGTTTTTCGTGTCGTAGAAGAGGGTTTTTTCGAACAGCAGGCCGTAGTCGGCCGGGAAGGCGCGGAGGCGCTTGGCCCCCTCCCCCACCCAGAGCGCGCCGTCGGGCAGCACGGCGACGACCGAGGGCACGAGCGGGCTCGAAAAGACGCCCTCGCGGGTGGGCTGCTCGATCTCGAGGACGCGGACCTCGGGCGGCGCGCCGGAGGCCGGCTCCCAGACGATCTCAGCTGCGGCCGAGTTGGTCGTCCCCAAGTCGATGCCGAGAACTCGGATTTCGCCGGATTTCATCGCCTTGCCCTCCATGTGCCCATATTTATGCCTTCATTCATGCCTGCATTGAATTCGCATCCAACAGCCATTTCCAAACCGGCCGGACGAGGACACTCTCACCGTTGAGGGTTCGCGTTTCCTCCTGGTTGTATGTCAGGATGCCGCCTTTTGTGATGCCGAGCTCGCGCCGCGCTTCGGCGAAGCCGTTCAGTTCGCGCTTTTTGTTGGCCGCGTTGAGCTCCCAGCAGACCTGCCAGGCTTCCTCGGGACGGTTTCCCCTGCGGACGATGAAATCGCACTCGCCCCGGCCCTTGAAATACATGGGCTTTTCGCGGCGGCGGAAAAGCTCCACTGCGACGGCGTTTTCCAGCAGGCGGCCCCGGTTTTCGGAAAACGAGCCGCTCAGGAGCGAAAGGCCGGTGTCCACGAGATGGATTTTTTTCGGATTCATCGTGCGTTTCCGGGGCGAATAATCGAACTTCTCGCAGACCGTCACGAAAAAGGCTTCTTCCAGAAAGCGGAGGTAATTGGCGATGCTTCGCTTGCTCCCGGGAAGGCCGTGGGCTTTCAGTTGTTTCTCGAACGCGGAGATGGAGAAGACGGACGCATAGCCTTCGAGGAGGTTTCTCATGAGAAGATCGAGCAGATCGCGGGCGCGGATGCCGTGGCGGTCGAGGATGTCGCGGTAAAACGTCGTGTCGAAATACGTCTGCAGGAGCTTTCGCTTCGCGGGCTCGTCGGCGGCGGCGGCGACCTCGGGAAATCCGCCGTATCGCAGG belongs to Acidobacteriota bacterium and includes:
- a CDS encoding DNA methyltransferase → MKNNGLFSSLFIEELKDVVKLDDAAQGRMATLAQTWRSRNSQDTESLWESFLKQALSYLEFVPPGNPIAPGVYPLFEDWGFKNCIGVLYLAPPGSYIDNTSVGSFYPAKLLAQLRERKLNWGILTNGALWRLYSTKSSRPYEDYVELPLEQALEGSDEAEYGLFERFFHKISFIAEDVDDAEVGQQDESVGVYKCRLDRDREQSEQVLEDSVKTPFLAQVDEVLQYICNGFIFDTQKSGEEYTEEERAEIFESAVKLIYRCLFLFYAEARRLLPSDPEKADLYQRHSIQTLCKEARKFRWGERHETDQYDLWKHLKGLINAVNDGDPEYGIMGYNGGLFDDEEEPFLGQHQLRNDFMCRALYLLAFVEPYNNEPDGEYAIPYEDLEVRHLGELYENILEYTVLLADADRIRRRTKKGVEMLLASQTSKKQGDTLIKKGDVYFGESALERKQTGSYYTPEALVRFLNEKTIVQPLNQKFEQDYRNRFDELLEQARKGHDVGTRRGAAQAASALVERFVEEEVLEFKVCDPAMGSGHFLVDAANQMAGLVVALLEEVPHVKGMRVSVSSWPNDWRRRITRHCIYGVDLNPLAVNLAKLSLWLNCFAIEHKLTFLDHHVRCGNSLIGIRSLDQLASIPERRKESTKRKDQQRLLFDYNDLSSALAEAGQGIASITQIDEDDTDSQKAVLDEALDATSHLRPLADLFTAYLMDLEIQTDDYKDIFERLAKGMSVANTLNPALPEILETVKAYRKWHHFYHWPLEFPDVFGLNGVGGFSATVGNPPWDVLQPNTQEFYVTYDPDFRKYKKQEALKVINKLHRQHPIIVERWQKYEAGFKDASAYFKEPEAYTSLQKGKIDLYKAFLERFFAILKNSGRMGIVVPSGLYTDQGCQPLRQRFFGSSQIEFLYCFENRWPTVFSAVDGRFKFVTFGTQKGGETDRFKCAFMKHNPERLPAIDSISITMTLDQIRRFSPSTLTPLEVEDARSIDILSKCYENGEIIGSYKQIDIYQELNVTSDASILNTESKGLPLWEGKNIWQFDPYFSEPRFWVEENNAADLAKKKYHNLPRRGPSHYRLCFRGVAAATNERTLIATIIPRQYLCEVKCTCININTQQINSLPVLTILAILNSHVLDFCIRFRTTSNVNIFHIEQLPLPLTMLAGDSFLIARALRLICVKDDFYALWEKTFSTSWQSQTFWYPPSAPIDAYGPAHEQEIRKRLRDGAKNLTPEWGPHCGVHDRMPDRRDTGDRAQLRAEIDAYVAHLYGLSRDDFAYILETFPVLKKKEKKAFGEFMSKRKCLEEYDRLTPIVESLK
- a CDS encoding DUF4007 family protein, with product MTEKRKRGHRQRLRDRFLSGDVESHSDEMLLELLLTFAIGRKDVKPLAEELIRVFGSLSKVLSASQDELAKVKGLGQSSVALLKVADFIATGAIRSVISKPPPAKMAAGATHQKLFQKLPNEEKPNPSSSNPQKKKQVESVSPSVAERKPESPENTNERSVSPPSSRPSKENTTSPKNTRRKFQVSNGYLLEFDQLARILHFLLENRQAKKINRKVLQEDTGLADRQVESLISIGAAMGLIKPGNQVLTPTGLLFAEHDIFIEKTGSLEWCHYVGAGSFRNLIWFEIFNHLLTQASAMTQEEWTERLRSDLAGKYGKRTISKGLYEEVRFVVDAYIEQNLKNLEILQRTSDECLYRRRYTQFSPLVISAMIYDFCAAKGTHLFQVSEMAATPGSPAMVFGLDAASFRQQIEGLHERGWLRYETTHNLDQIRLKPGLSALSFLSAHFEDREPREDSEQSPGGIFQ
- a CDS encoding HNH endonuclease; this encodes MRIYAGVTDQDWFDYLRSQPGIDEVNFWQPSPSSEFRALSKGDLFLFKLHRSQRTENRDLIAGGGVFLYFTTFPISFAWENFGIQNGAGSYTEMHRRLIRYRRIQDNPHEDFQIGCIILTQPFFFDESLWFPAPEWSASIVRGKAKGYELDKEAGQFIWKNLQHAWQVHRIHDLDREAQRIEEERARFGKETMIKPRLGQASFRLQVTDAYRRACAITEEHSLPALEAAHIKPYTESGPHAVSNGLLLRSDFHRLFDRGYITITPEYRIEVSRRLKDEFENGRSYYPFDGRPVAHLPPNPIDHPSRNFLSWHNRNIFRE
- a CDS encoding AAA family ATPase, encoding MITWLVPRQDLTLDQRRAVVMPPTLNRIVMGFAGSGKTQILIHRADHIARTCRIPPDRFRVFVFTNVVKQYIRSGFEFLEIPDETVSTFDMWCVTLYRSHIARSLPYLNGGFQPDFDLIRRTVLDLVGRKTSFRNSLEFVLVDEGQDLPPVVYDILRIVARHVTVFIDPQQRIFDDGADPSFIREKLGIEAPQVSLLGAYRNASYVADLAAHFIDDLLKRSQYLAQVGAEQRVRDRPLFFTAASTEQEMDRLAEIVRHRQVQNDRIGIIVARNHLLNSVAGALAERGVEVERAVSKNKDRAARGPCDFGNLVPKIATFHQAKGLTFDSVLLPRLTAAALAKFSLDTRRRLLFTGIARAAQWVYLSTVEGEEVAELAALDDAAAQGQLTVQRAEDWRGGVGVRRLVKKRRGREEDDGTGLLFGVGEEEGGVEVEDDGYTVL
- a CDS encoding ATP-binding protein produces the protein MDNTALQKVIADWLRSADFPASTPREAPVPTLDPPRPVLSVAGPRRAGKTVYLYQLAAGLLKSGRAVREDILFVDFEDYRLRDFRPEDMDRLLAAFHQLTGRSPSRLFFDEIQRLPAWSRVVRTLHNTRKYAIVVTGSNASLLGSEIATELRGRYEDVLILPFSFREFLAFRGISWSPALLSTPESGLVLRAFDEYLRYGGFPEVAAAADEPAKRKLLQTYFDTTFYRDILDRHGIRARDLLDLLMRNLLEGYASVFSISAFEKQLKAHGLPGSKRSIANYLRFLEEAFFVTVCEKFDYSPRKRTMNPKKIHLVDTGLSLLSGSFSENRGRLLENAVAVELFRRREKPMYFKGRGECDFIVRRGNRPEEAWQVCWELNAANKKRELNGFAEARRELGITKGGILTYNQEETRTLNGESVLVRPVWKWLLDANSMQA